From the Terriglobales bacterium genome, one window contains:
- the argB gene encoding acetylglutamate kinase, with protein sequence MLKVGGAALDDAKLRRECAQAIAAVAREHEVAVVHGGGAALTRTLARLGKKSEFVGGLRVTDAETRDAAVMVLAGGVNKQLVAELAMLGCAAIGLCGGDAAMFRAKKRGPNGHGAPHADLGFVGDVCNADARWIRALWSERCIPVIASLALGHDGEYYNVNADQMAAACAVAVGADALVFLTDVPGVKDAFGIVMKSLSVSQIPALVESQVIAGGMLPKLEACSTALEQGVARVLITPAAEAGALREIASLRFAAGTEVHA encoded by the coding sequence GTGCTCAAGGTGGGAGGGGCGGCGCTCGACGACGCGAAGCTGCGTCGGGAGTGCGCGCAGGCCATCGCGGCGGTCGCGCGGGAACACGAGGTCGCCGTGGTGCACGGCGGCGGCGCGGCGCTCACGCGGACGCTCGCCAGGCTGGGGAAGAAGAGCGAGTTCGTGGGCGGACTGCGCGTGACCGACGCCGAGACGCGCGACGCGGCGGTGATGGTGCTGGCCGGGGGCGTGAACAAGCAGCTGGTGGCGGAGCTGGCGATGCTGGGCTGCGCGGCCATCGGGCTGTGCGGCGGCGACGCGGCGATGTTCCGCGCGAAGAAGCGCGGGCCGAACGGCCACGGCGCTCCCCACGCAGACCTGGGTTTTGTCGGCGACGTCTGCAACGCGGACGCGCGCTGGATCCGCGCGCTGTGGAGCGAGCGCTGTATCCCGGTGATCGCGAGCCTCGCGCTCGGCCACGACGGCGAGTACTACAACGTGAACGCCGACCAGATGGCGGCGGCGTGCGCGGTCGCGGTGGGCGCGGACGCGCTGGTGTTCCTGACCGACGTGCCGGGAGTGAAAGACGCGTTCGGCATCGTGATGAAGTCGCTGAGCGTGAGCCAGATCCCGGCGCTGGTGGAGTCGCAGGTGATCGCCGGCGGCATGCTGCCGAAACTGGAAGCCTGCTCGACGGCGCTCGAACAGGGCGTGGCGCGCGTGCTGATCACGCCGGCGGCGGAGGCGGGCGCGCTCCGCGAGATCGCGTCGCTGCGCTTCGCCGCGGGCACCGAGGTGCACGCGTGA
- a CDS encoding MG2 domain-containing protein, producing MRRYFVLALLLVAALPALAQVDEAAPNPYFSLSTERTFAPGEKPVIRVYTHDVEVLEFRVYRVNDAEQFFAKLDNLHSFGQQSFAGKEDIEEKSWLEKFHDWKRELWRAIKEFFRRQFTSASRARIRETQTTEQKRTKIGQATLFAQVPLLNSSQLIARWHQDVPPKYFSDAQQIPLDSLKGGVYVVEATDGKLRAYTVLVVSQLGLVTKTAPRQMVAFAADRKSGEPVKDATVVIWSKEKELYRGTTDAQGLAEAKLTPAADQSFENTFVLARRGDDVAVVAPYSFNLSSDPWRDWSGFIYTDRPVYRPGHTVHFKAIVRERQGEAWRAPRGEMQVAIEDPASKTVYQKKLTLNAMGTLNGELELPADAALGYYSLSVNTGSGPTMNGSFYVEEYKKPEYEVKVTPDQTRVLEGDKIGATIEARYYFGEPVAGAEVTYVVHTMPYWSPYIDRFEDDENMSYGVEGEGEGEGEGSYEAGYYGGEQVSEQKGKLDADGKLRVTVPTSVNAYKQDVRYRIEARVMDASNREINGANSVIATYGNYQISVRADSYVYERGQTARVNVVAKDYDGKPVQTKVHLQLERYWYRSGESGRTPDQATDVTTGADGNAYATFQVRETGSFNIKATAKAAQNRELEAHGYYYATGPGEQWWGGSERQIKLVADKPQYQPGETAHILVMSGMEHAYALVTTEGRDVQTKKVVELRSASATIDVPITADAQPNIFVAVAFFSENNLYQASRNLKVPAVDKQLNITVSPTKETFTPGEKSSYVINVKDAAGKPVQGEFSIGVVDEAIYAIRPDQSGDMMQSFYGSVYNAVMTESSLAYYFYGQAGERPLPLAKRGNYTRRALAQLKPNEALVAPKIRKNFPDTALWQADVRTDARGFAIANLVFPDSLTTWRATVRGVTSDTKVGSAINRIIVRKNVMVRLAVPRFFRDGDEVTVSVLVHNYLKSEKSAQVSLDVTGLEVLGGSTQTLTIPSRGEAKADWRVKAGKVRNAVLTAKALTNEESDAMELTLPVVPYGVKLADAQSGAITAATGNAQASVNYPAQTDPSAHALDVSMTPSVAGSIFGALDYLTQYPYGCTEQTMSSFLPNIVVSKAMTELKLEDTINTPELKKKIAAGMDRLYDFQHEDGGWGWWKDDESHVFMTAYVVNGLAQAKAAGYNVREDALENGKNWLVRSIEKYPRMRADLHAYVLYSITSTGTRDPKLIEAVWDKRDKMSVQGLAFLGLALHAAGDMRAAQLADRVEKQAVVTQAEAYWAAEWDYLMEFRIDDSAETTAYAVRLLSLLKPQSPLLPKAVFYLVSHRNGGYYWDSTKQTAMVVFGLTEYLRASKELEADFNAAALVNSKQALARHFTRADVFDPSTGQPRARLTPDQLQPQQNQVLFTKNGAGRLYWSTRAEYYSVDKRMFQSNKISLNITRDYFRLQPATEKGRIVYDLVPLAGELHPGDVLAVRLTVAGSEWRYLMIEDPIPAGAEFLQKDSLYEIRKRPDWWESWWSRREFHDDRVAIFQTYFSGDRPGYYFYLLKVVNPGKFRVSPASVQPMYQPGVISTTDAATVEVK from the coding sequence ATGCGCCGCTACTTCGTTCTCGCGCTGTTGCTTGTCGCCGCGCTGCCTGCGCTCGCGCAGGTGGACGAGGCCGCCCCGAACCCGTATTTCTCGCTCTCGACCGAGCGGACGTTCGCGCCGGGCGAGAAGCCGGTCATCCGCGTCTACACGCACGACGTGGAGGTGCTGGAGTTCCGCGTGTACCGCGTGAACGACGCGGAGCAGTTCTTCGCCAAGCTCGACAACCTGCACAGCTTCGGGCAGCAGTCGTTCGCGGGCAAAGAAGACATCGAGGAGAAGAGCTGGCTGGAGAAGTTCCACGACTGGAAGCGCGAGCTGTGGCGGGCGATCAAGGAGTTCTTCCGGCGGCAGTTCACCAGCGCGTCGCGGGCGAGGATCCGCGAGACGCAGACCACCGAGCAGAAGCGCACGAAGATCGGGCAAGCGACGTTGTTCGCGCAGGTGCCGCTGCTGAACTCGAGCCAGCTGATCGCGCGCTGGCACCAGGACGTGCCGCCGAAATATTTCTCGGACGCGCAGCAGATCCCGCTCGATTCGCTGAAGGGCGGGGTGTACGTGGTGGAGGCGACCGACGGCAAGCTGCGCGCCTACACCGTGCTGGTGGTGAGCCAGCTCGGGCTGGTGACGAAGACCGCGCCGCGGCAGATGGTGGCGTTCGCCGCCGATCGCAAGTCGGGCGAGCCGGTGAAGGACGCGACGGTGGTGATCTGGTCGAAGGAGAAGGAGCTGTACCGCGGGACGACCGACGCGCAGGGCCTGGCGGAAGCGAAGCTCACGCCGGCGGCCGACCAGTCGTTCGAGAACACGTTCGTGCTGGCGAGGCGCGGCGACGACGTCGCGGTGGTGGCGCCGTACTCCTTCAACCTGTCGAGCGACCCGTGGCGCGACTGGAGCGGGTTCATCTACACCGACCGCCCGGTCTACCGGCCGGGTCACACGGTGCACTTCAAGGCCATCGTGCGCGAGCGCCAGGGAGAGGCGTGGCGGGCGCCGCGCGGCGAGATGCAGGTGGCGATCGAAGACCCGGCGTCGAAGACCGTCTACCAGAAAAAACTGACGCTGAATGCGATGGGCACGCTGAACGGCGAGCTCGAACTGCCTGCCGACGCGGCGCTCGGCTACTACTCGCTGAGCGTGAACACCGGCTCCGGTCCCACGATGAACGGGTCCTTTTACGTGGAGGAGTACAAGAAGCCGGAGTACGAGGTGAAGGTCACGCCCGACCAGACGCGCGTGCTGGAGGGCGACAAGATCGGCGCGACCATCGAGGCGCGCTACTACTTCGGCGAGCCGGTGGCGGGCGCGGAAGTCACGTACGTGGTCCACACCATGCCGTACTGGTCGCCCTACATCGACCGCTTCGAAGACGACGAGAACATGAGCTACGGGGTCGAGGGTGAAGGCGAGGGCGAGGGCGAGGGGTCCTACGAGGCGGGATACTACGGCGGCGAGCAGGTCTCGGAGCAGAAGGGAAAGCTCGACGCCGACGGCAAGCTGCGGGTGACCGTGCCGACGTCGGTGAACGCGTACAAGCAGGACGTGCGCTACCGCATCGAGGCGCGGGTGATGGACGCCTCGAACCGCGAGATCAACGGCGCGAACTCGGTGATCGCGACCTACGGCAACTACCAGATCTCGGTGCGGGCCGACAGCTACGTCTACGAGAGGGGGCAGACGGCGCGCGTCAACGTGGTCGCGAAGGATTACGACGGCAAGCCGGTCCAGACCAAGGTCCACCTGCAGCTGGAGCGCTACTGGTACCGGTCGGGCGAGAGCGGCCGCACTCCCGACCAGGCCACCGACGTGACGACGGGCGCGGACGGCAACGCGTACGCGACCTTCCAGGTGCGCGAGACCGGCAGCTTCAACATCAAGGCCACGGCGAAGGCGGCGCAGAACCGCGAGCTGGAAGCGCACGGGTACTACTACGCGACCGGGCCGGGCGAGCAGTGGTGGGGCGGCAGCGAGCGGCAGATCAAGCTGGTCGCCGACAAGCCGCAGTACCAGCCCGGGGAGACCGCGCACATCCTGGTGATGAGCGGCATGGAGCACGCGTACGCGCTGGTCACGACCGAGGGCCGCGACGTCCAGACGAAGAAGGTCGTGGAGCTGAGATCGGCGAGCGCCACCATCGACGTGCCGATCACGGCGGACGCGCAACCGAACATCTTCGTGGCGGTCGCGTTCTTCAGCGAGAACAACCTTTACCAGGCGAGCCGCAACCTGAAGGTGCCGGCGGTCGACAAGCAGTTGAACATCACCGTCTCGCCGACCAAGGAGACGTTCACGCCGGGCGAGAAGTCCAGTTACGTGATCAACGTGAAGGACGCGGCGGGCAAGCCGGTGCAGGGCGAGTTCTCGATCGGCGTGGTGGACGAGGCGATCTACGCCATCCGGCCGGACCAGTCGGGCGACATGATGCAGTCGTTCTACGGCTCGGTCTACAACGCGGTGATGACCGAGTCGTCGCTCGCCTACTACTTCTACGGGCAGGCAGGAGAGCGACCGCTGCCGCTGGCCAAGCGCGGCAACTACACCCGGCGGGCGCTGGCGCAGCTCAAGCCGAACGAGGCTCTGGTCGCGCCCAAGATCCGCAAGAACTTCCCCGACACCGCGCTCTGGCAGGCCGACGTCCGGACGGACGCCCGTGGCTTCGCCATCGCCAACCTGGTGTTCCCGGATTCGCTGACGACGTGGCGCGCGACGGTGCGCGGCGTGACCAGCGACACCAAGGTGGGCAGCGCGATCAACCGCATCATCGTGCGCAAGAACGTGATGGTGCGGCTGGCGGTGCCGCGCTTCTTCCGCGACGGCGACGAGGTCACCGTCTCGGTGCTGGTGCACAACTACCTGAAGTCGGAGAAAAGCGCGCAGGTGTCGCTCGACGTCACCGGGCTCGAGGTGCTGGGCGGCTCGACGCAGACGCTGACCATCCCCAGCCGCGGCGAGGCGAAGGCCGACTGGCGCGTGAAGGCCGGGAAGGTCCGCAACGCAGTGCTCACGGCGAAGGCGCTGACGAACGAAGAGTCGGACGCGATGGAGCTCACGCTCCCGGTGGTGCCCTACGGCGTGAAGCTGGCGGACGCGCAGTCGGGCGCCATCACGGCGGCGACCGGCAACGCGCAGGCGAGCGTCAACTACCCGGCGCAGACCGACCCCTCGGCGCACGCGCTCGACGTCAGCATGACGCCCTCGGTCGCGGGCTCGATCTTCGGAGCCCTCGACTACCTGACGCAGTATCCCTACGGCTGCACCGAGCAGACGATGTCCAGCTTCCTGCCGAACATCGTGGTGTCGAAGGCGATGACGGAGCTGAAGCTCGAGGACACGATCAACACGCCCGAGCTGAAGAAGAAGATCGCCGCGGGCATGGACCGTCTCTACGACTTCCAGCATGAGGACGGCGGGTGGGGCTGGTGGAAGGACGACGAGAGCCACGTCTTCATGACGGCGTACGTGGTGAACGGGCTGGCGCAGGCGAAGGCGGCCGGCTACAACGTGCGCGAAGACGCGCTCGAGAACGGCAAGAACTGGCTGGTGCGCTCGATCGAGAAGTATCCGCGGATGCGCGCCGACCTGCACGCCTACGTGCTGTACTCCATCACCTCGACGGGGACGCGCGACCCCAAGCTGATCGAGGCGGTGTGGGACAAGCGCGACAAGATGAGCGTGCAGGGCCTGGCGTTCCTCGGGCTCGCGCTGCACGCCGCCGGCGACATGCGCGCGGCGCAGCTCGCCGACAGGGTGGAGAAGCAGGCCGTCGTGACGCAGGCGGAGGCCTACTGGGCGGCGGAGTGGGATTACCTGATGGAGTTCCGCATCGACGACTCGGCCGAGACCACGGCGTACGCGGTGCGGCTGCTCAGCCTGCTGAAGCCGCAGAGCCCGCTGCTGCCGAAGGCGGTCTTCTACCTGGTGAGCCACCGGAACGGCGGCTACTACTGGGATTCGACGAAGCAGACGGCGATGGTCGTCTTCGGGCTGACCGAGTACCTGCGCGCGAGCAAGGAGCTCGAGGCCGACTTCAACGCGGCCGCGCTGGTCAACAGCAAGCAGGCGCTGGCCAGGCATTTCACGCGCGCGGACGTGTTCGATCCCTCGACCGGGCAGCCGCGCGCGCGGCTCACGCCCGACCAGCTCCAGCCGCAGCAGAACCAGGTGCTGTTCACCAAGAACGGCGCCGGGCGGCTCTACTGGTCGACGCGCGCGGAGTACTACTCGGTCGACAAGCGGATGTTCCAGTCGAACAAGATCTCGCTGAACATCACGCGCGACTACTTCCGCCTGCAGCCGGCCACGGAGAAGGGCAGGATCGTCTACGACCTCGTGCCGCTGGCGGGCGAGCTGCATCCCGGCGACGTGCTCGCGGTGCGGCTCACGGTCGCGGGCTCGGAGTGGCGCTACCTGATGATCGAGGACCCCATCCCCGCGGGCGCCGAGTTTCTGCAGAAGGACAGCCTGTACGAGATCCGCAAGCGTCCCGACTGGTGGGAGAGCTGGTGGTCGCGGCGCGAGTTCCACGATGACCGCGTGGCCATCTTCCAGACGTATTTCTCCGGCGACCGGCCCGGATATTACTTCTACCTGCTGAAGGTGGTGAACCCCGGAAAGTTCCGGGTGAGCCCGGCGTCGGTGCAGCCGATGTACCAGCCGGGCGTGATCTCGACCACCGACGCGGCGACCGTGGAGGTGAAGTGA
- a CDS encoding SpoIID/LytB domain-containing protein gives MNRRLILLLLLALPAWAQGNDVRVRLYAVHPPAKLALSGADLKWRTCEQCPENAAATLALIAQRGQLRLQGSSVPYPRLFISGSYELRAEQQKPFRAGYPLEVTAEQDALRVVIRMSLEDYVAGVLAGESGNFQNLESMKAMAVAVRTYAARFRGRHVADGFDYCDTTHCQDLRLAVNNPRTRSAAQATAGELLWSAGALAAPYYHAHCGGKLAAAGEVWPTVKAPYLKSRPDPYCAAVPLHWETTLTRAELERALADSDVKLPAGWQSAAVSARGPSGRAQRLRFSGPGGSAEVSASTVRFAVGRALGWSRIRSELYDLRSDAAGVTFTGAGAGHGVGLCQAGAEQMAAQGRTYREILAFYYPGTTVAKGSPGVAWLTRKSSRFDALVATAADAAVLDLAERLLHDAESAIGWKLAQRPRLQVFPTLDAYRDTTGQPGWIAASTRGATIRLQPLATLRARSALESTLRHELLHMILEEHAVESAPLWLREGLALYFDGSPAPPARRQFNDAELDRALTQPRDQAEQQAAYAAARARVAALIREQGKAAVLRRLEGK, from the coding sequence ATGAACCGTCGCCTCATCCTCTTATTACTACTCGCCCTCCCGGCGTGGGCGCAGGGCAACGACGTCCGCGTGCGCCTGTACGCGGTCCACCCGCCGGCCAAGCTCGCGCTCTCCGGCGCGGACCTGAAGTGGAGGACGTGCGAGCAGTGCCCGGAGAACGCCGCCGCTACGCTCGCGCTCATCGCCCAGCGCGGACAGCTCCGCCTCCAGGGCAGCTCGGTTCCCTACCCCAGGCTGTTCATCAGCGGCAGCTACGAGCTGCGCGCCGAGCAGCAGAAGCCGTTCCGCGCCGGGTATCCGCTGGAAGTGACCGCCGAGCAGGACGCGCTCCGTGTCGTCATCAGGATGTCGCTCGAGGACTACGTCGCGGGCGTCCTGGCGGGCGAAAGCGGCAACTTCCAGAACCTGGAGTCGATGAAGGCGATGGCGGTCGCGGTGCGCACCTACGCCGCGCGCTTCCGCGGGCGCCACGTCGCCGACGGCTTCGACTACTGCGACACCACGCACTGCCAGGACCTGCGGCTCGCCGTCAACAACCCGCGCACGCGCTCCGCCGCGCAAGCCACCGCGGGCGAGCTGCTCTGGTCCGCCGGCGCGCTCGCCGCGCCCTACTACCACGCGCACTGCGGCGGGAAGCTCGCCGCCGCCGGCGAGGTGTGGCCCACCGTCAAAGCGCCCTACCTGAAGTCGCGCCCCGATCCCTACTGCGCCGCCGTGCCGCTGCACTGGGAGACGACGCTGACGCGCGCCGAGCTCGAGCGCGCGCTCGCCGACTCCGACGTCAAGCTGCCCGCCGGCTGGCAATCGGCCGCCGTCAGCGCGCGCGGCCCCAGCGGACGCGCGCAGCGCCTCCGCTTCTCCGGCCCCGGCGGCTCGGCGGAGGTCTCCGCCTCGACCGTGCGCTTCGCCGTCGGGCGCGCGCTGGGCTGGAGCCGCATCCGCAGCGAGCTCTACGACCTCCGCTCCGACGCCGCCGGTGTCACCTTCACCGGCGCGGGCGCCGGGCACGGCGTCGGCCTCTGCCAGGCGGGCGCCGAGCAGATGGCCGCGCAGGGCAGGACGTACCGCGAGATCCTCGCCTTCTATTACCCGGGGACGACGGTGGCCAAGGGCTCGCCGGGCGTGGCGTGGCTCACGCGCAAGAGCTCGCGTTTCGACGCGCTCGTCGCCACGGCCGCCGACGCCGCCGTGCTCGACCTCGCCGAGCGCCTGCTCCACGACGCCGAGTCCGCCATCGGCTGGAAGCTGGCGCAACGCCCGCGCCTTCAGGTCTTCCCCACGCTCGACGCCTATCGCGACACCACCGGCCAGCCCGGCTGGATCGCCGCTTCGACGCGCGGCGCGACCATCCGGCTGCAGCCGCTCGCCACGCTGCGCGCGCGCAGCGCGCTCGAAAGCACCCTCCGCCACGAGCTGCTGCACATGATCCTGGAAGAACACGCGGTGGAGAGCGCGCCCCTCTGGTTGCGCGAAGGCCTGGCGCTTTATTTCGACGGCTCGCCCGCGCCGCCCGCACGGCGGCAGTTCAACGACGCCGAGCTCGACCGCGCGCTCACGCAGCCGCGTGACCAGGCGGAACAGCAGGCAGCCTACGCCGCCGCGCGCGCGCGCGTCGCCGCGCTCATCCGCGAGCAGGGGAAGGCGGCCGTCCTGCGCCGCCTGGAAGGCAAGTAA
- a CDS encoding DUF1175 family protein, with amino-acid sequence MVATSKRRWALTVAGCLLAAAAVAGGGLRVRRLMSQTAEAAAPPERARAAIRWDDRFGDGTPDFLRLESESDRQAFRRWFTDIAEYQALRADGGLPAEVSDCSALLRYAYRNALRKHDIAWMEETGLGRLGSGSIEKYFYPNTPLGAGLFRVQPGPLRAEDAANGAFAEFADAFTLKERNAFFVSRDARQARPGDLLFYRQLGQHSPYHSMVFVGRSRLMPEDGEVVVYHTGPDAAINHGRGEMRRATLAELERHPDARWRPLPGNRNFLGVYRWNILRESY; translated from the coding sequence ATGGTCGCGACGTCCAAACGACGCTGGGCCCTGACGGTCGCCGGCTGCCTGCTGGCGGCCGCAGCGGTGGCCGGCGGCGGGCTGCGCGTTCGCCGGTTGATGTCGCAGACCGCGGAAGCCGCCGCGCCACCCGAGCGCGCAAGGGCGGCGATCCGCTGGGACGACCGCTTTGGCGACGGCACGCCGGACTTCCTGCGGCTGGAGAGCGAGAGCGACCGGCAGGCGTTCCGGCGCTGGTTCACCGACATCGCCGAGTACCAGGCGCTGCGCGCCGACGGCGGGCTACCGGCGGAGGTGAGCGACTGCTCGGCGCTCTTGCGCTACGCCTACCGCAACGCGCTGCGCAAGCACGACATCGCGTGGATGGAAGAGACGGGCCTCGGCAGGCTCGGCTCGGGCTCGATCGAGAAGTACTTCTATCCCAACACGCCGCTGGGCGCGGGGCTGTTTCGCGTGCAGCCGGGGCCGCTGCGGGCGGAGGACGCCGCGAACGGCGCCTTCGCCGAATTCGCCGACGCCTTCACGCTCAAGGAGCGGAACGCGTTCTTCGTGAGCCGCGACGCGCGCCAGGCGCGCCCCGGGGACCTGTTGTTCTATCGCCAGCTCGGGCAGCACTCGCCGTATCACTCGATGGTGTTCGTGGGACGCAGCCGGCTGATGCCGGAAGACGGCGAAGTCGTCGTGTACCACACCGGGCCGGACGCCGCGATCAACCACGGCAGGGGCGAGATGCGCCGCGCCACGCTGGCGGAGCTGGAGCGGCATCCGGACGCGCGCTGGCGCCCGCTGCCCGGCAACCGGAATTTCCTCGGGGTCTATCGCTGGAACATCCTTCGGGAGTCCTACTGA
- the argC gene encoding N-acetyl-gamma-glutamyl-phosphate reductase — MARTIQTAVVGATGYAGFELARLLARHPRLAPPMLLGREDAGAAPADLAEAYPHVAGNGQLPIAPFDWKKVEAAEVVFLATPHELSRELVPQLIARGLKVVDLSGAWRLQDDAHRAVYGFHENGTAAANATLQKQAVYGLPELHAKKIAGAKLVANPGCYATSIILALAPLVKARLLDREHGIVCDAKSGVSGAGKAPTHKTHFVEVADNLSAYSVFGHRHTGEILEQLALDGGQVTFTPHLLPIPRGILSTVYVKLAKRASEEQVEACFRAFYARSPWVRVFGTKLPQIQYSLRTNFCDLGFALGPDGKRLVVVSCLDNLMKGAAGQAVQNLNVMYGWDEKEGLD, encoded by the coding sequence GTGGCCCGGACGATCCAGACCGCGGTGGTCGGGGCCACCGGGTACGCGGGCTTTGAGCTCGCGCGCCTGCTCGCCCGGCATCCCAGGCTTGCGCCGCCCATGCTGCTGGGCCGCGAGGACGCCGGCGCCGCGCCCGCCGACCTGGCGGAGGCCTATCCGCACGTCGCCGGCAACGGGCAGTTGCCCATCGCGCCCTTCGACTGGAAGAAGGTCGAGGCGGCGGAGGTCGTGTTCCTGGCGACGCCGCACGAGCTCTCGCGCGAACTGGTCCCGCAGCTCATCGCGCGCGGGTTGAAGGTGGTGGACCTGTCGGGCGCGTGGCGGCTGCAGGACGACGCCCACCGCGCCGTCTACGGCTTCCACGAGAACGGCACGGCGGCGGCGAACGCGACGCTGCAAAAGCAGGCGGTCTACGGCCTGCCGGAGCTGCACGCGAAGAAGATCGCGGGCGCCAAGCTGGTGGCGAACCCCGGCTGCTACGCCACGTCGATCATCCTGGCGCTGGCGCCGCTGGTGAAGGCAAGGCTGCTCGACCGCGAGCACGGCATCGTGTGCGACGCGAAGTCAGGCGTCTCGGGCGCGGGCAAGGCGCCCACGCACAAGACGCACTTCGTCGAGGTCGCCGACAATCTGTCCGCCTACTCCGTCTTCGGCCACCGCCACACCGGCGAGATCCTCGAGCAGCTCGCGCTCGACGGCGGGCAGGTCACGTTCACGCCGCACCTGCTGCCGATCCCGCGCGGCATCCTGTCGACCGTGTACGTGAAGCTGGCGAAGCGGGCGAGCGAAGAGCAGGTCGAGGCCTGCTTCCGCGCGTTCTACGCGCGGAGCCCGTGGGTGCGCGTCTTCGGGACAAAGCTGCCGCAGATCCAGTACTCGCTGCGCACCAATTTCTGCGACCTCGGATTCGCGCTCGGGCCGGACGGCAAGCGGCTGGTGGTGGTCTCGTGCCTCGACAACCTGATGAAGGGCGCGGCGGGCCAGGCGGTGCAGAACCTGAACGTCATGTACGGCTGGGACGAGAAAGAGGGACTGGACTGA
- a CDS encoding penicillin-binding transpeptidase domain-containing protein has product MLLHVNDYFRVARRRRFGVRALCATLLLVQLRSAILCALVLASAGTAAAPPPPTPLQRAVARAMRAQRGSLLVVDVRGQVPVLLAAHRIESAARRVATPGSTVKTFVLLKLLETGKARPSDLFVCPRQVRVGGRRIDCTHPELPGPIDPADALAWSCNAYFAEVARRLTPAELHEALERAGLETYTGLTPDEGHGQLLPADTQERLQLQALGHWGVTTTPAALLYSYIRLAGRRDDPNVRLVWQGLERSVAFGMAHAAHVDKMQIAGKTGTASDGLGGPTHGWFVGLAPAADPEIAIVVYLERGRGADAAALAQPVFAAYFQDARKQ; this is encoded by the coding sequence ATGCTTTTGCATGTCAACGATTATTTTCGCGTGGCGCGACGCCGCCGGTTCGGCGTGCGCGCGCTTTGCGCTACACTCCTGCTCGTGCAGCTCCGCTCCGCCATCCTCTGCGCTCTCGTGCTCGCCTCCGCCGGCACCGCTGCCGCGCCCCCGCCTCCCACGCCGCTGCAGCGCGCCGTCGCCCGCGCCATGCGCGCGCAGCGCGGCTCCCTCCTCGTCGTCGACGTGCGCGGCCAGGTCCCTGTGCTGCTCGCCGCGCACCGGATCGAGTCGGCCGCGCGCCGCGTCGCCACGCCCGGCTCCACCGTCAAGACCTTCGTCCTGCTCAAGTTGCTCGAGACCGGCAAGGCCAGGCCGTCGGACCTCTTCGTCTGCCCGCGCCAGGTCCGCGTCGGCGGACGCCGCATCGACTGCACCCACCCCGAGCTGCCCGGCCCCATCGATCCCGCCGACGCGCTCGCGTGGTCCTGCAACGCCTACTTCGCCGAGGTCGCCCGCCGCCTGACGCCGGCCGAGCTGCACGAAGCGCTCGAACGCGCCGGCCTCGAGACCTACACCGGCCTCACGCCCGACGAAGGCCACGGCCAGCTCCTCCCCGCCGACACGCAGGAGCGCCTCCAGCTCCAGGCGCTCGGCCACTGGGGCGTCACCACCACGCCCGCCGCGCTGCTCTACTCCTACATCCGCCTCGCCGGCCGCCGCGACGACCCGAACGTGCGCCTGGTCTGGCAGGGGCTGGAGCGCTCGGTCGCCTTTGGCATGGCGCATGCAGCGCACGTGGACAAGATGCAGATCGCCGGCAAGACCGGCACGGCTTCCGACGGCCTCGGCGGCCCGACACACGGCTGGTTCGTCGGCCTGGCGCCCGCCGCCGACCCCGAGATCGCCATCGTCGTGTACCTCGAGCGCGGGCGCGGCGCGGACGCCGCCGCCCTCGCACAACCGGTCTTCGCCGCCTACTTCCAGGACGCGCGGAAACAATGA